In Dermatophilus congolensis, a genomic segment contains:
- the obgE gene encoding GTPase ObgE has protein sequence MPAFVDRCVLHVTAGNGGHGCVSVHREKFKPLGGPDGGNGGHGGDVIFRVDHQLTTLLEYHHSPHRKASNGRPGEGDERNGARGEDLILPVPDGTVISTRDGQVLADLVGEGTEFTIVEGGHGGLGNKALASTKRKAPGFALMGEPGEEAEVVLELKTLADVALIGYPSAGKSSLVSVMSAAKPKIADYPFTTLVPNLGVVTAGSARYTVADVPGLIPGAHEGRGLGLEFLRHVERCHVLVHVIDCATLEADRDPMSDLDVIEHELAEYVPESTLGGRPLSDRTRIVVLNKADVPEAKELAEFVKPDLEARGLEVHVISAVARTGLKELSFSLAKHVAQARARVASEQEEQPRRRITIRPKAVDETGFEVRREMESTGPVYRVIGDKTTRWVRQTDFANDEAVGFLADRLAKAGVEDALVKAGAVAGDTVYIGPEDSAVVFDWQPSITAGAELLGPRGTDLRLEDMHRPTRAEKRKAYDERRASRAAARAQFDEERRAGLWTDPSHDE, from the coding sequence ATGCCTGCATTCGTCGATCGCTGCGTCCTTCATGTCACCGCCGGTAATGGTGGTCACGGATGCGTTTCTGTTCACCGTGAAAAGTTCAAGCCCCTCGGTGGCCCTGACGGCGGCAATGGAGGTCATGGCGGTGATGTCATTTTCCGTGTGGATCATCAGCTGACCACTTTGCTTGAATACCACCACAGCCCACATCGCAAAGCGAGTAACGGACGTCCGGGGGAAGGTGATGAGCGTAATGGTGCGCGCGGTGAGGACCTCATCCTTCCTGTTCCAGATGGCACTGTGATTTCTACCCGTGATGGACAGGTCTTGGCCGATCTTGTTGGCGAGGGGACGGAGTTCACCATCGTTGAGGGCGGACATGGTGGTCTGGGGAACAAAGCTCTTGCCTCCACGAAACGTAAGGCGCCTGGCTTTGCTCTGATGGGAGAACCCGGTGAAGAGGCGGAAGTTGTTCTCGAGCTTAAAACTCTGGCTGATGTCGCGCTGATCGGGTACCCCTCGGCCGGTAAATCTTCTTTGGTTTCTGTGATGAGCGCCGCGAAACCAAAAATTGCGGACTATCCGTTCACCACGCTCGTGCCGAATCTTGGCGTTGTCACTGCGGGGAGTGCCCGCTACACCGTCGCCGACGTTCCTGGCCTGATCCCGGGTGCGCATGAAGGCCGGGGGCTTGGATTGGAGTTCTTACGGCATGTTGAGCGATGCCATGTGCTTGTGCATGTCATTGACTGCGCAACCCTTGAAGCGGATCGCGACCCGATGAGTGACCTCGATGTTATCGAGCATGAATTAGCGGAGTATGTTCCCGAGTCCACGCTGGGGGGGCGCCCTCTTTCGGACCGCACCCGCATCGTCGTGCTCAACAAAGCTGACGTGCCGGAAGCTAAAGAGCTGGCTGAATTCGTCAAACCTGACTTGGAAGCACGTGGTCTAGAGGTGCATGTCATTTCGGCGGTGGCGCGTACTGGGCTGAAAGAGCTTTCTTTCTCGCTTGCTAAACATGTTGCTCAAGCCCGTGCTCGTGTTGCTTCTGAGCAAGAAGAACAACCTCGTCGTCGAATTACGATTCGGCCGAAGGCTGTGGATGAGACCGGCTTCGAAGTGCGCCGTGAAATGGAGTCTACGGGCCCGGTGTACCGCGTTATCGGAGATAAAACCACGCGGTGGGTGCGGCAGACTGACTTCGCAAATGATGAGGCTGTTGGGTTCCTCGCAGACAGGCTTGCCAAAGCTGGCGTGGAGGACGCCTTGGTTAAGGCAGGTGCAGTGGCAGGGGACACCGTTTATATCGGCCCAGAAGACAGTGCTGTGGTGTTTGATTGGCAACCGTCGATTACTGCTGGTGCTGAGTTGCTTGGTCCTCGTGGAACGGACCTGCGACTTGAGGACATGCATCGCCCCACTCGCGCTGAGAAACGCAAGGCTTATGACGAGCGCAGAGCATCGCGGGCTGCTGCACGGGCGCAGTTTGATGAGGAGCGTCGTGCTGGGTTGTGGACGGACCCTTCTCACGATGAGTGA
- a CDS encoding GNAT family N-acetyltransferase: MSQQIVRAHVRDIAKVKPLWKQMVSEYATISGGKWRVLEPHEAWQLRFQEYLAWINDASGLVFIAIDQTPDENGNVEDKAVGYAAIRFVSPDSTFDMGETRGELESLVVLPDYRGRGIASDLLSACRKELMRREISYWTTSTLTDNAATIHLFQKNGFKPFLLRMGQRLEDD; this comes from the coding sequence ATGAGTCAACAGATCGTCCGCGCGCACGTGCGAGACATCGCGAAGGTTAAGCCTCTGTGGAAGCAGATGGTCAGCGAATACGCGACTATTTCTGGTGGGAAATGGCGCGTGCTTGAGCCTCATGAGGCGTGGCAGCTGCGTTTTCAGGAGTATTTGGCCTGGATCAACGATGCCAGCGGTTTAGTTTTTATCGCGATTGACCAGACTCCTGACGAGAACGGAAACGTTGAGGATAAGGCAGTAGGGTACGCCGCTATACGTTTTGTCTCGCCAGACTCGACCTTCGATATGGGTGAAACACGAGGTGAGCTGGAATCTCTCGTAGTTTTACCTGACTATCGTGGGCGCGGTATCGCATCAGATCTTCTCTCTGCGTGTCGGAAAGAGCTGATGCGGCGTGAAATTTCTTACTGGACTACGAGCACTCTCACTGACAACGCTGCCACCATTCACCTCTTCCAAAAGAACGGTTTTAAGCCTTTTCTCTTGCGTATGGGGCAGCGTCTTGAAGATGACTGA
- a CDS encoding class I SAM-dependent methyltransferase: MEGSEVRKLAALEDNHWWYRERRHILKKLLEGRTPGRALDVGAAGGGNTRVLRDMGWQVSPLEYGPEGAEVAKERGLAVMRADAMQLPLSDASLDLVTAFDVLEHLEEDDRCVKEVARVLKPGGAFLVAVPADPKLWSSHDVAVSHLRRYTRETLTQVLDQPGFRLEWMKSWMVLLRPAVALRRSSSSGSDLQPMNPIVNAGLSAVVAAERYLPVSSLPGVSLFAEVRRTA, from the coding sequence ATGGAAGGTTCCGAAGTACGTAAGCTCGCAGCTCTCGAAGACAACCACTGGTGGTACAGGGAGCGTCGTCACATCCTCAAGAAGCTTCTCGAGGGGCGTACCCCTGGTCGCGCTCTTGATGTTGGCGCAGCCGGTGGGGGTAACACACGCGTGCTGCGGGACATGGGGTGGCAGGTCTCTCCGCTGGAGTATGGCCCTGAAGGCGCGGAAGTGGCAAAGGAACGTGGACTAGCTGTCATGCGCGCTGACGCCATGCAGCTTCCGCTATCGGATGCCAGCCTTGATCTCGTTACTGCTTTTGATGTGCTTGAGCACCTCGAAGAAGATGATCGCTGTGTCAAAGAGGTGGCACGCGTACTCAAACCGGGTGGAGCTTTCCTGGTAGCTGTTCCAGCGGATCCGAAACTGTGGAGCTCTCACGACGTAGCTGTGTCTCACCTTCGCCGATACACCCGCGAGACTCTCACCCAGGTTCTGGACCAGCCAGGCTTCCGTTTGGAGTGGATGAAGTCGTGGATGGTTTTGCTTCGACCAGCTGTTGCTCTTCGCCGCTCTTCATCGAGCGGCAGCGACCTACAGCCGATGAACCCCATCGTCAATGCCGGGCTTTCTGCTGTGGTCGCTGCCGAGCGTTACTTGCCGGTTTCCTCGCTTCCGGGAGTGAGCTTGTTTGCTGAGGTGCGTCGTACCGCCTGA
- a CDS encoding glycosyltransferase family 2 protein produces the protein MHPVLSVVIPVYNEEEVLPLMVERLRPVLDGLGQTYEVVAVDDGSKDKSALVMARLRRSWPQFRIIRLRANSGHQAAISAGLARAHGDYVVTIDADLQDPPETIAEMLELAQQKKLDVVYGIRSDRSTDTAFKRGTAQAFYATLRHLSKTDAPANAGDFRLMSRATVDAVNALPEHHRVLRLVVPQLGFPSGEVYYKREERAAGESKYPLSKMIALSVDSLTAGSMAPLRLATWFGVLGFVGAVLIFFYALISSLTDRAVAGWTSTVMAVSAVGGAQLICVGILGEYVGRMYSMMQGRPTYFVAHDTDLISHENIGENEPTHHDTSGDRDFLTELADLDVPATGEIPMSRKADTPSATAKATAPETPASLTTPDAATTTENESAAEKPAVAPVTAFTRAYEETATEPALVTASGEAAEGAQPDTPRTQMIDAEARQAVRRTSANKLTPGSEETGK, from the coding sequence ATGCATCCCGTGTTGTCCGTCGTTATCCCCGTCTACAACGAAGAGGAAGTCCTCCCTCTCATGGTGGAGCGGCTCCGTCCCGTACTCGACGGCCTTGGCCAGACCTACGAGGTCGTCGCGGTCGACGACGGCAGTAAGGACAAATCTGCACTGGTCATGGCCCGTTTGCGACGATCTTGGCCGCAATTTCGCATCATCCGCCTTCGCGCGAACTCCGGCCACCAGGCCGCCATCTCCGCTGGTCTAGCTCGCGCACACGGCGACTACGTCGTCACCATCGACGCAGACCTGCAAGATCCACCCGAAACCATCGCGGAAATGCTCGAGCTAGCACAACAGAAGAAACTCGACGTTGTCTACGGCATCCGCAGCGACCGCAGCACCGACACCGCCTTTAAACGCGGCACTGCCCAAGCCTTCTACGCCACCCTGCGGCACCTATCAAAAACTGACGCCCCCGCCAATGCCGGCGACTTCCGTCTCATGTCGCGTGCCACCGTCGATGCTGTCAACGCTCTTCCCGAACACCACCGCGTGCTACGCCTGGTTGTGCCCCAACTCGGATTCCCATCAGGCGAGGTCTACTACAAACGTGAAGAACGCGCCGCAGGGGAATCAAAATATCCCCTCAGTAAAATGATCGCCCTGTCTGTTGACAGCCTCACTGCTGGCTCCATGGCGCCGCTGCGCCTAGCAACATGGTTCGGCGTACTCGGATTTGTCGGCGCTGTACTCATTTTCTTCTACGCTCTCATCTCTTCACTGACCGACCGCGCTGTAGCCGGATGGACATCTACCGTTATGGCGGTCTCAGCTGTTGGCGGCGCACAGCTGATCTGCGTCGGCATCCTTGGTGAATACGTCGGCCGCATGTACAGCATGATGCAAGGCCGCCCAACCTACTTCGTCGCCCATGACACCGACCTCATCAGCCACGAAAACATCGGAGAAAACGAACCCACCCACCACGACACCAGCGGTGACCGCGATTTCCTCACCGAACTCGCCGACCTTGACGTCCCTGCCACCGGCGAAATTCCCATGTCCCGTAAAGCCGATACGCCTTCAGCAACCGCAAAAGCAACGGCACCAGAAACACCAGCCTCACTCACCACACCTGATGCTGCCACCACAACCGAAAACGAATCCGCCGCAGAGAAACCAGCAGTAGCGCCTGTCACCGCTTTCACCCGCGCATACGAAGAAACGGCCACCGAGCCTGCGCTCGTGACCGCTTCTGGTGAAGCTGCGGAGGGCGCCCAACCGGATACCCCCCGCACACAAATGATCGACGCCGAAGCCCGTCAGGCGGTACGACGCACCTCAGCAAACAAGCTCACTCCCGGAAGCGAGGAAACCGGCAAGTAA
- the nadD gene encoding nicotinate-nucleotide adenylyltransferase, translated as MPLTHRVGVMGGTFDPIHHGHLVAASEVQHRFGLDEVVFVPTGHPWQKSGRKVSPAEHRYLMTVIATASNPRFTVSRVDIDRPGLTYTIDTLRDLHEERPESELFFITGADALKRILSWKDVDELWSLAHFVGVTRPGHELTSEGLPSEGLSLAEIPAMAISSSDCRERVAAGQPVWYLVPDGVVQYIAKHCLYLDGQETQ; from the coding sequence ATCCCACTGACGCACAGGGTAGGCGTGATGGGGGGAACGTTTGATCCGATCCATCATGGCCATCTTGTTGCGGCAAGTGAGGTTCAACACCGTTTTGGTTTGGATGAGGTGGTGTTCGTTCCTACTGGGCACCCGTGGCAGAAAAGCGGTCGGAAAGTTTCGCCTGCTGAGCACAGGTATCTCATGACGGTGATTGCGACCGCTTCAAACCCCCGTTTTACTGTCAGCCGCGTCGATATTGATCGACCAGGGTTGACGTACACGATCGATACGTTGCGGGATTTACATGAAGAGCGCCCGGAGTCGGAGCTGTTTTTTATCACGGGAGCGGATGCATTGAAACGCATTCTGTCCTGGAAAGATGTTGACGAATTGTGGTCGTTGGCTCATTTCGTGGGGGTGACCCGCCCCGGGCATGAGCTGACATCAGAGGGTTTGCCCAGTGAAGGGTTGAGCTTGGCGGAGATCCCAGCGATGGCGATTTCGTCGAGTGATTGCCGTGAGCGTGTCGCGGCGGGACAGCCGGTTTGGTATTTGGTGCCAGACGGGGTGGTCCAATACATCGCTAAACATTGTTTGTATCTAGATGGGCAGGAGACCCAGTGA
- the rsfS gene encoding ribosome silencing factor — translation MTVVAPIKELVDVAALAADEKNAENIVALDVTGRFALADAFVLVSAESERQVQAVAENIQDRLREVGAKPILMEGFAGGRWVLMDFDGVIVHVQHTEEREFYQLERLWKDSPALELPEFPTAAQLS, via the coding sequence GTGACGGTTGTCGCACCAATTAAGGAACTAGTCGATGTGGCTGCTTTAGCCGCTGATGAGAAAAACGCAGAAAACATCGTTGCGTTGGATGTGACTGGCCGATTCGCGCTGGCTGATGCATTTGTGCTCGTTTCCGCTGAATCTGAGCGCCAAGTGCAGGCGGTGGCTGAAAACATCCAAGACCGTCTGCGGGAAGTTGGTGCTAAGCCGATCCTTATGGAGGGGTTTGCTGGCGGGCGTTGGGTGCTCATGGACTTTGACGGAGTGATTGTGCATGTGCAACACACCGAAGAGCGTGAGTTTTATCAGTTAGAGCGTCTCTGGAAGGACAGCCCTGCGCTTGAGTTGCCGGAGTTTCCTACGGCTGCGCAGTTGTCGTGA
- a CDS encoding histidine phosphatase family protein, which yields MTRRLLVMRHGVTAHNRDRVVQGHLDIPLSDEGRAQARQAAGFVAGFSPEFILSSDLSRAAETAEQVAAVLGVCVELDPRLRESHSGMWQGKRVTELEPCPDWATFAVSDKRGGPTGESVLDVVERVRPLLAEVDARLSAGGVGLLVTHGVTARALVAEQVGLDQAVAWRMLGGLQNCALAELEDSDRGWRVRSWNVLPSQAADLGLNPEYG from the coding sequence GTGACGCGTCGTTTGCTGGTGATGCGGCATGGGGTTACTGCGCACAATCGTGATCGGGTGGTGCAGGGGCATTTGGATATTCCTTTGTCTGATGAGGGGCGCGCCCAAGCCAGGCAGGCAGCAGGTTTTGTGGCGGGTTTTTCTCCTGAGTTCATTCTTTCTTCGGATCTTTCTCGTGCCGCTGAGACTGCTGAGCAGGTCGCGGCGGTTCTCGGGGTTTGTGTTGAGTTGGATCCGCGGTTGCGTGAATCTCACAGTGGTATGTGGCAGGGCAAGCGAGTTACGGAGCTGGAGCCTTGTCCGGACTGGGCCACCTTTGCTGTCTCGGATAAGCGTGGTGGTCCGACGGGGGAGTCGGTGCTTGATGTGGTGGAACGCGTTCGGCCTTTGTTGGCTGAAGTGGATGCGCGGTTATCAGCTGGGGGAGTCGGGCTTTTGGTAACTCATGGGGTGACTGCGCGCGCTTTGGTTGCCGAGCAGGTGGGGCTGGATCAAGCGGTTGCGTGGCGGATGCTCGGTGGTTTGCAGAACTGTGCTTTGGCTGAGTTGGAGGACTCTGATCGGGGATGGCGGGTACGTTCGTGGAACGTTCTCCCTAGCCAGGCTGCCGATTTGGGTTTAAACCCGGAGTATGGCTAG
- the mraZ gene encoding division/cell wall cluster transcriptional repressor MraZ, giving the protein MFLGTHNPRLDEKGRLILPAKYRERLAPGLVVTRGQEHCLYIFPMDEFVRVADGLRSAPMTSKAARDYMRVFLSGASDEIPDKQGRFTIPPALRQYAGLNKELTVIGAGSRLEVWDSTAWEEYLAASEESFAAQAEEVVPGLF; this is encoded by the coding sequence ATGTTTCTCGGTACTCACAACCCCCGTCTCGATGAAAAAGGGCGCTTGATCCTTCCCGCCAAATACCGGGAACGTCTGGCCCCCGGGCTGGTCGTGACGCGCGGACAGGAACACTGCCTCTACATCTTTCCGATGGATGAATTCGTCCGTGTGGCCGATGGTTTGCGTTCTGCTCCCATGACCAGCAAAGCCGCGCGTGATTACATGCGGGTCTTTTTGTCTGGTGCATCAGATGAAATACCGGACAAACAAGGTCGCTTCACGATTCCACCTGCGTTGCGTCAATATGCCGGACTCAACAAAGAGCTCACCGTCATTGGTGCTGGCTCTCGCCTTGAAGTCTGGGACAGCACAGCGTGGGAGGAGTATCTCGCGGCATCCGAGGAATCTTTCGCGGCTCAGGCCGAGGAGGTGGTTCCTGGCCTCTTCTGA
- the rsmH gene encoding 16S rRNA (cytosine(1402)-N(4))-methyltransferase RsmH, with translation MRHEDPASLHRPVMLHRVTEILLPALTGPEAAEGTPVHVDGTCGMGGHIEAILEACPIAIAIGIDRDTEALELASSRLARFGDRFRPFHATYDEISDVITDAGFSHVNSILLDLGVSSLQLDADDRGFAYRVDAPLDMRMDQTTGPTAADLINTLSADELTRILREYGEERFAGRIARRIVQARADQLFTTSARLTQLIDQAIPAASSRTGGHPAKRTFQALRIAVNAELDSLAGALPESLRVLKLRGRAAVLSYHSLEDRMVKRVFTAAATSSAPPGLPVELPEHAPTHQLLTRGAEEPDSQAIAENSRAASARLRAACRIREGNRPQTVSAQTAFPIQRRSKGRHR, from the coding sequence ATGCGTCACGAAGACCCCGCATCGCTCCACCGTCCCGTGATGCTCCATCGCGTCACCGAAATTCTTCTACCAGCCCTCACTGGTCCAGAAGCTGCCGAAGGCACACCCGTGCACGTAGACGGCACTTGTGGAATGGGCGGACACATCGAAGCCATCCTCGAGGCCTGCCCCATCGCCATCGCCATCGGCATCGACCGCGACACCGAAGCCCTCGAACTAGCAAGCTCCAGACTTGCTCGCTTCGGTGACCGGTTCCGGCCCTTCCATGCCACCTACGACGAAATCAGCGACGTCATCACCGATGCCGGTTTTTCCCACGTCAACTCCATCCTCCTGGATCTGGGAGTTTCTTCCCTTCAACTCGATGCCGATGACCGTGGCTTTGCCTACCGTGTCGATGCACCTCTAGACATGCGCATGGACCAAACAACAGGCCCTACCGCAGCCGACCTGATCAACACCCTCAGTGCAGACGAACTCACCCGCATCCTGCGCGAATACGGCGAAGAACGGTTCGCTGGACGCATCGCTCGCCGCATTGTCCAAGCCCGCGCCGACCAGCTTTTCACCACCTCAGCCAGACTCACCCAACTTATTGACCAAGCCATCCCTGCGGCATCTAGCCGCACTGGCGGACACCCAGCAAAACGCACGTTCCAAGCCCTGCGCATTGCAGTCAATGCTGAACTCGACTCTTTAGCTGGTGCCCTTCCAGAAAGCCTGCGCGTACTCAAACTTCGAGGTCGAGCAGCGGTGCTCTCGTACCACTCCCTTGAAGACAGAATGGTCAAAAGAGTTTTCACTGCTGCAGCGACCAGCTCTGCACCTCCGGGACTACCCGTCGAACTACCTGAACATGCCCCCACTCACCAACTCCTCACTCGCGGCGCTGAAGAGCCTGATAGTCAAGCCATCGCAGAGAACTCTCGAGCCGCCTCAGCACGCCTTCGCGCAGCTTGCCGAATCCGTGAAGGAAACCGCCCACAAACAGTTTCCGCACAAACAGCTTTCCCCATTCAACGCCGCTCGAAAGGACGCCACCGATGA
- a CDS encoding peptidoglycan D,D-transpeptidase FtsI family protein: MSNGPSNKKPPRRTPRPTTPQGKRKHPHRPANPNQNRKNQTKKPSAPPSPTKPTAPSPAGPDTPQNTNPARPPQGPGETTKATKKRTAGDPRRRSRAMFIALLFIFTVFAAQLVRLQAIDAETIAQQAQRLRSRPTPIPAKRGTIQDRYGAPLAESSERFDIVVDQVAVAEYTKKDPNTKKSTKVGAAGAAADLAPILGIDEKQLATSMTGRKPWVPIARSVVPTTWLKVQGLKIPGITNELVPIRYYPGGEPAAATVGWVGSDGTAKGNTGGGLEYLYNQALTGRPGKIVREYSLDNRVIPMGNSKITPAVPGEVIRTTIDNDLNWFAHDAIAKQVQDLGAEAGVIVIMDKQGRLLAVTQAPSFDPADRGRNNSDFSNMAFQGAFEPGSVTKIITAGAALDLGLTTPTTQWEIPNRYTVDGQEFRDSHDHPTEHLTTAGVLAKSSNIGTVKLAQLYPREKLAEYMQRFGLGERTAVGFPGESAGYLGDPSTWDGRSRYTISFGQAFTATPVQVTGIMQTIANKGIHIPPSLIAGRTDVEGQYHPQPLPQQTQAVSKETASQLGSMLQSVVSNEGTALQAAVPGFNIAGKTGTSNRYTGKGGYVSSFVGYAPADDPQFVMGVFLVNPKKDIYGGSTSGPVFSSVMSHALQKYGIAPSGAKIAEFPLTFNPSQATPTPQSAPAGDNKPQAVPPDTPETKTGLQPPAVSPTDNTSTARRR; encoded by the coding sequence GTGAGCAACGGACCCAGCAACAAAAAGCCGCCACGCCGCACCCCTCGCCCCACCACGCCCCAGGGCAAACGCAAGCACCCGCATCGCCCAGCAAATCCCAATCAGAACCGAAAAAACCAAACAAAGAAACCCAGCGCACCCCCGAGCCCCACTAAACCCACCGCGCCCTCACCAGCGGGCCCGGATACACCCCAAAACACCAATCCAGCACGTCCTCCACAAGGACCAGGCGAAACAACAAAAGCCACTAAAAAACGCACAGCTGGTGACCCCAGACGCCGCAGCAGAGCCATGTTCATCGCTCTGCTCTTCATCTTCACTGTTTTCGCTGCCCAACTAGTGCGGCTCCAAGCCATCGACGCTGAAACCATCGCTCAACAAGCCCAAAGGCTCCGTTCTCGACCCACCCCAATCCCCGCCAAACGCGGCACCATCCAAGACCGCTACGGAGCACCCCTAGCTGAATCCAGCGAACGCTTCGACATCGTCGTTGACCAAGTTGCCGTAGCCGAATACACCAAAAAAGATCCCAATACGAAAAAAAGCACCAAAGTTGGTGCTGCCGGTGCCGCAGCGGACCTAGCCCCCATCCTTGGCATTGACGAAAAACAACTCGCCACCAGCATGACCGGACGAAAACCATGGGTACCCATCGCCCGATCCGTGGTTCCCACTACCTGGCTCAAAGTCCAAGGCCTCAAAATCCCCGGCATCACTAACGAACTTGTTCCCATCCGCTATTACCCCGGTGGAGAGCCCGCAGCCGCCACCGTCGGATGGGTCGGATCTGATGGCACTGCCAAAGGAAACACCGGTGGCGGACTCGAGTACCTCTACAACCAAGCCCTCACCGGCCGTCCAGGAAAAATCGTTCGCGAATACTCTCTCGATAACCGCGTCATCCCCATGGGCAACTCAAAAATCACCCCGGCCGTACCCGGCGAAGTCATTCGCACCACTATTGATAACGACCTCAACTGGTTTGCCCACGACGCCATCGCCAAACAAGTACAAGACCTCGGAGCCGAAGCCGGAGTCATCGTCATCATGGATAAACAAGGACGACTACTCGCCGTCACCCAAGCGCCCTCCTTCGACCCAGCAGACCGCGGTCGCAACAACTCAGACTTCTCCAACATGGCTTTCCAAGGCGCCTTCGAACCTGGGTCAGTCACCAAAATCATCACTGCCGGAGCAGCTCTCGACCTTGGACTCACTACTCCCACCACCCAGTGGGAAATCCCCAACCGTTACACCGTCGACGGCCAAGAATTCCGTGACTCACACGACCACCCCACCGAACACCTCACCACAGCAGGTGTTCTCGCTAAATCCAGCAACATCGGCACCGTCAAACTTGCTCAGCTCTATCCCCGCGAAAAACTCGCCGAGTATATGCAACGTTTCGGACTAGGTGAACGCACTGCTGTCGGATTCCCCGGCGAATCTGCCGGCTACCTCGGGGACCCCAGCACGTGGGACGGTCGAAGCCGCTACACCATTTCCTTCGGTCAAGCCTTCACCGCTACCCCAGTGCAAGTCACCGGAATCATGCAAACCATCGCTAACAAGGGAATCCATATTCCTCCCTCCCTCATTGCTGGCCGCACTGACGTCGAAGGTCAATACCACCCCCAACCACTGCCACAACAGACTCAAGCGGTTTCTAAAGAGACCGCCAGCCAGCTTGGTTCCATGCTCCAATCCGTCGTTTCTAACGAAGGAACCGCGCTACAAGCGGCTGTCCCAGGCTTCAACATCGCAGGAAAAACTGGAACCTCTAACCGCTACACAGGTAAAGGAGGATACGTCTCCTCATTTGTCGGATACGCACCCGCCGACGATCCGCAATTCGTCATGGGTGTTTTTCTCGTCAACCCGAAAAAAGACATCTACGGCGGTTCCACCTCAGGCCCAGTTTTCTCCTCAGTCATGTCACATGCCCTCCAGAAATACGGAATCGCTCCCAGCGGCGCCAAAATCGCTGAATTCCCGCTTACCTTCAATCCCTCCCAGGCGACTCCTACTCCACAAAGCGCACCCGCCGGCGATAACAAACCTCAAGCAGTGCCGCCCGACACCCCAGAAACAAAAACTGGACTCCAGCCACCTGCCGTGTCACCTACGGACAACACCTCCACGGCCAGACGCAGGTAG